The Lactuca sativa cultivar Salinas chromosome 2, Lsat_Salinas_v11, whole genome shotgun sequence genome includes the window tgtattttatatctacgaaaatgttgggggtaaaacatgggtagatgtaatagatgatgtatgataaaatgataagaggcctcgatgttgttgttgttgttgttgattctatCATTTagaagagtatggatgacgaccacagactcttctagacagttcagtggaacgctagcaggctcgcaacctgtaggtgtttgtgaatgatgtgttcaccggtgtacttcatcccccacatggttgccttaaggacatttattgtcgaggaatccccttagcaatagtgtccatcccgatgatgatccttaggctaggtcccttatgataggtattcagggacgtaaagtgaggataacgggaacgggtaatcgggttattgttggttgatgaaattaaataacttatttattgtgggttgaaaaccctatgtgatcaccaggctcccaagcctgacccactcagattcttgtattacaggtagtagcgcatgagcatagatgtgatgtcttgggatgagagattaagggattttaggcCTATAAATacagaataatgtagtaaggcctatgttgtattatttatccttatgatctgtatcgaacatgacatctcgagtctttttaatgaaatacatttctatggaaatgtttttgataaatctttatcatattttattttgggacaaattccgcaacacttttatttaaaatgttactctgattttcaaacaaagcataaacaaaaatcggtattttctggtcgtgaaaatggggatgtcacaataggcTTGGGTGtattgctagaagcgtagggtttctcgccaccttttcatggatataaggtttgttggaaacggacttaggactagtgagttatgacactttgaggGTTTTGCCAGAATTAGCCCCTGATGGAAATACTTGACAGATCAACCCCATGCCTGCAAGGATTTTTGCATGTGTTTagttgggtacgcccaacgtaagatGGGGTACGTCCAACGTATGAAAGTGAAGGATCGCGGGTGGTtttgagtatgttgggtgtacaaaGGGGTACGCAAGGCGTAGTCCCTTcagactaaaaccctaatttctcgactTGTGCCCTATATAAGCCACATTATATCCTTCCATAGGTCATTTCAAGTCATCCACCACCCTTTTTCGCATCCATGAAACCCTAGATTGCCTTGGATGGATCTTGGAGCTTAAAAGAAGACTTGTTAGTGTGTGTATAAGAGGAGGAAGGTGGTGTTCAAGTATTGATCATGGAAGGGAGCATGTAGATCCTAAAAGTTCTCATATTTTGCAACCCATTGGAGGTAAAAAAAACTCTGATCTTGACGTTCCATTTCATAGATCCTCTTTTGGGTTGGTTTTTGGCCATTTTTAGCCTTTTTCTTGGTCTTGGTGAGCTAAGGTCGTTTTAGGGACTCAAACTTGTGGATCTGGACATTCTAAGGTCCCTTCTCTCATATAGGTGCAAGCTTTTTGAAGTGTTTGAGTCTAAGCATGAGTTAATACCATCCATTAAGCTCTTTTTAGCTCTagagtcccattaagccatgcatgttagTAAATTTGTCAACTTTACTTGAAGAGTCACCTATAGAAGTCAGACTGGAGAGTTGGAGCAAGGGCTGAAGTGATTAAATGCTCATTTGGAGAGGGTTGGACCTCAAAGGAGTACGCTAGGTGTACCCACCTGGTACGCGGTGCGTACTAGCCCCAACAGGTGTAGGGTTAGCGTACCAGatgtgtaacaactcaaatttttcaaacaaattttttcgtttttaaaacataattgtttccattaaaaacaaggcataaatagtttaattattcggtcaatacaattattcaaactcccaagatcatagaacaatcttcagtgtgtatcgatcatgccggcgccttcccacggtcctcgctagtacctgaaatacatacacaacatctgtaagcataaatgcttagtgagttccccaatatacacttacacgcatacgcctttccaggccctgaccttccggtcctcaatacaacgccttccggcccataacataatcgccttccggcccataacatattgccttccggcccacatatcatacataacacatataacaatttacttatcacatatagcatacatatcacataacatattcgaccatgtcacataacatattcgaccttccggtcacacagtcaaacccttccgggtacagtatagtgagaagactcacctcgtatatgctgaaagctagcaactcctgaaatgactcgtgcacaaccgacgagctacaacctccctataacattacgtaactcattaatacttatctcttctaagtgtgactatccctaagaagtcagacttaggtcaactctggtcaacggtcaacggtcagctcaaccggactcggcgagtaccatggcgactcggcgagtctagacgtcttccaacttctgagattccttatctactcgtcgagtaccctcctcgacccgatgagttactcctggaagaatcgcggggccaccccgactccactcgccgagtctgaagaacaactcggcgagtcccagtaaatcttcaagctactcgccgagtctgaagaacaactcggcgagtccatgccatgcagacgagtaactgcttcctgaattacgtatggtcccaaggtatacaaccatgggaccctctggacgtctaatcaactcattactggggtaaaagcgtttgggtaataacataataacccatctaatcactaaatgggtttcataaaccctaaactcacatacacatcaaaataatagatttggtccgagtattacctgaaaacgcactctctgtgtcccccaaatctcaggactcaatcctccttgatattcctttagccaaatccctcttcttcttgcctaaccaaatcttccaagttccaaaagctttctcttctgctctagacgtccacagcgattagggttcttctcaatcgaccaaaagactgaaaatgacggcctaagaggcgttaaatacgagccaaactgaacggttagggtttctgctgaacaacgtcgactcgccgagtccatatctggactcgtcgagtccagtcgcggacccgcgaccaagtctgcgatcctactcggcgagtctaggctccaactcgccgagtcccctcttaaatcaccccaaaaacataattttaataatacctgagattccgggctgttacaagatgagtacgcaaggcgtactcaGTCTGGTTGCCTCACTTTGTTttgttgacttttgggccttggaCCATGGACCAGGAGTTGGTTAGGGTAGCCTATTTGGTATTTCAGGCCTTTCGGAGATTGGGCCTTCTTGGGATAAGTCCAAGATAGATTTTGGCCTGATTGGGCCTTGTAGGCCATTTCGGGTTTGGGCTATTATTTGGGTTGTGGATTGTTGGACCAGCTAAGGATTTATGTTTGAATTTGAAATAAGTTATTGGGCTTAGGGTGAGGctcatgtaaaggtttgggcccaattcaAAAAATTAGGCAATTAGTGGGCCTTTATGGATTTCTGAGTTTCGGGCTTGATTGGTTTTGGACTTGGGCTTTAGTTATGTATCTTGTAGGCCAGGGCAGCATTTAAGGACTTCTTGCAGTGGAATtcagcgaacactactgcccccagctctaaatcatgtgtgggatatctcgcctcatgaggcttcagctgcctcgatgcataagctatcacatgacccctctgcatcaacactgcacccaatcccgaaattgatgcgtcgcaatataccacgaaatcttccatcccttctggaagagctagtatcggggcttcgcacaatctttggcgaagtgtctcaaaggaggtctgctgctcgggcccccatgagaatgtaacacccttccgggtcaatctggtgagtggcactgcgatcttggagaaatccttgataaatctccgataataccctgccaacccaaggaaacttctgatctccgagggtgacttcggcacctcccaactcatcaccgcctcaaccttggccgggtcgaccaatatccctttctgattaaccacatgtcctagaaactggacctcccgcaaccagaattcacatttggagaactttgcataaagcttctccgacctcaatacctcaaggacctccctcaaatgctcctcatgctgctctctcgatctcgaatacaccagaatgtcgtcgataaatacgatcactgaccgatccaacatcggcctgcataccctgttcatgagatccatgaacacagccggggcattggtgagtccaaaaggcatcaccacaaactcataatgcccatatcgcgtcctaaacgctgtcttctggatgtcttcgtcccgtactctcacctgatggtaacctgacctcagatcgatcttggaaaaccaagatgctccctgcaactgatcgaataaatcatcgatccttggcaacgggtaacggttcttgaccgttagcttgttcaactcccggtaatcaatgcacatccggtgtgaaccatccttcttcttgacgaacagtataggtgctccccatggcgagctgctcggccggatgaatcccttccccagcaactcctggagttacgaggacaactcttgcatctctggaggtgcaagacgatagggcactttagcaataggcgctgcccccggaaccagatcgatattaaactctacttgcctcacaggcggcactcccggcaactcctcgggaaagacatctgaaaattcgcacaccaccggaacttccccaactgacttcggtttcacggaaacctcccgcgtatccatcacatacgccacaaaacctttacagccctgccgtagacactgcctcgccctagcggccgaacaaaaagctgatcccgaacgggtaccctcgccgtacaccgaaagaactccccccctagggtctcgtatagtcaccaactgatgctcacagtcgatgacagcgccgaaccggctcagccagtccatgcccacgatgacacagacatcccccatcacgataggaatcagatcaattgggaatccaatcccgaaaatctctagtacacatccccgaagaacctccgtagcacaaatcaccttctcgtcagctatagaaactctcaaaggtcgactcaacgactcacgactaacgccgatatgctgactaaaggctaaggacacaaaggacctactcgcacccgagtcaaataacactaaggcaggcacagagttcacaaggaaagtacctgccacaacatcgggcgcagcgcggacctcctccgcagtcagctgaaaggctctcccacgagccctcggggcctcgaccttcaccggtcgagtctcagtagtcctggcaacaggtgcagatccctgacgaagctgagggcactcggccttccgatggccggtctggttgcaatgaaagcaaaccataaatcccttgggacactccctagcaatgtgtccctccttgccacacttgtagcaagcacctgctcgacacgccccatcgtgacccttaccgcactttacgcaagtgcggttcttcgaacctcccgtcctcgaatcggcggacttgatccgcttggctgccggctgagactgagccggtcgccggtctgcctgctgagactcggcctcctccctggcctgagtctctaactcgatctcacgcttcctggcattcgcctgaagctcagtaaaagtatggtaagtggagtttgacacaaactcccggatctccctcctcagaacacctaagtaccggctcatccgagcctgctctgtggccactagctcggggcaaaacatcgccctctcatggaacttccgcgtgatcgccgccaccgaatcagtaccctgcttgagggttaagaactcctgaaccaatcgttcccgctccaccgggggaacgtactcatccctgaacatggtagtgaacccctcccatgtcactgccgcaatctctgctaaagtgaagttcgccgtcacgaacttccaccagtccttggctcccagacggagctggttcaaagcgaaccgtaccctcaggtgctccgggcatgaacaagtgtagaagcacccctctatatctgcgatccacctcatcgcagcaatcggatcctgtgtcccatcgaactctggtggcttcgtgttgctgaactctcggaacagcaatgaatcacccccctgtggcctagcagcggccacaactgcggtagctgcagcggttgcagcctcagtcaatgcggcgtacc containing:
- the LOC128132121 gene encoding uncharacterized protein LOC128132121, giving the protein MRWIADIEGCFYTCSCPEHLRVRFALNQLRLGAKDWWKFVTANFTLAEIAAVTWEGFTTMFRDEYVPPVERERLVQEFLTLKQGTDSVAAITRKFHERAMFCPELVATEQARMSRYLGVLRREIREFVSNSTYHTFTELQANARKREIELETQAREEAESQQADRRPAQSQPAAKRIKSADSRTGGSKNRTCVKCGKGHDGACRAGACYKCGKEGHIARECPKGFMVCFHCNQTGHRKAECPQLRQGSAPVARTTETRPVKVEAPRARGRAFQLTAEEVRAAPDVVAGTSEDRGKAPA